The Marinilongibacter aquaticus genome has a window encoding:
- a CDS encoding 3-keto-disaccharide hydrolase translates to MQKVIVSIMAIAFLASCGSNQSEENATEEVAETAPEWVDLFDGTSFDNWHIYNHPGEPVSGKWTIEDKTLVFNPEGESEWKVNDLVTDKSFENFELMLEWNIQEGGNSGIFYEVHEDSTLHTPYLSSPEIQVLDDENHPDAKQGKDGNRMAGSLYDMIPSASKANPAGEWNEVRMVKKDNHVEIYQNGTLAVEYTERTPEWDAMVEGSKFKGWEHFGKYSSGLIGLQDHGNVVKFRNIKVKEL, encoded by the coding sequence ATGCAAAAAGTAATTGTAAGCATCATGGCCATAGCCTTTTTGGCTTCATGTGGCTCTAACCAATCTGAAGAGAACGCAACGGAAGAAGTAGCAGAAACCGCTCCTGAGTGGGTAGACCTTTTCGATGGCACCTCTTTCGACAACTGGCACATCTACAACCATCCCGGTGAGCCCGTATCTGGCAAGTGGACTATCGAAGACAAAACGTTGGTGTTCAACCCTGAAGGAGAAAGCGAGTGGAAAGTAAACGACCTCGTAACCGACAAATCTTTCGAAAATTTCGAATTGATGTTGGAGTGGAATATCCAAGAAGGTGGAAACAGCGGTATTTTTTATGAAGTACACGAAGACAGCACCTTGCATACGCCGTATTTGAGCTCACCAGAGATTCAGGTTTTGGACGATGAAAACCACCCAGATGCTAAACAAGGAAAAGACGGAAACCGTATGGCGGGTTCTTTGTACGATATGATCCCTTCTGCTTCAAAAGCAAACCCTGCTGGCGAATGGAACGAAGTGCGTATGGTGAAAAAGGACAACCATGTAGAAATTTACCAAAACGGTACTTTGGCGGTAGAATATACAGAACGCACACCAGAATGGGATGCCATGGTAGAAGGCAGCAAATTCAAGGGCTGGGAGCATTTCGGCAAGTACAGCTCAGGCTTGATCGGTTTGCAAGATCACGGCAACGTGGTGAAATTCAGAAACATCAAAGTGAAAGAATTGTAA